A stretch of the Bdellovibrio sp. 22V genome encodes the following:
- a CDS encoding PIF1 family ATP-dependent DNA helicase → MAAQYSVELSPEQSEALELLRSGENVFLTGGAGSGKSFLIRHFMRELDPKEMPILASTGAAAVLLGGRTFHSFFGLGIMEGGPDATYARASKDTKLLARLRKVEGVIIDEISMIPGQALMIAEALAQRARESKLPWGGMRIISVGDFAQLPPVTQTSQRDWCFMNEVWRQSGFQTVMLSHNQRVSENHFLNILSDVRHGLVTEQVRDFLNEHIKTHDEDHPGTRLFPRKINAENFNQRKLNELAEEEVTIDSIYFGSEKHIEILMKSAPVPVKLVLKLGCRVMFLQNDPQKRWVNGTRGIVTDISSDRITVKKDQGREVQVDKSSFALQDSEGNIMAQVIQFPLTLAYATTIHKSQGATLDDLWCDLSSLWEPGHAYVALSRLRASEGLHLIGWNPRSIIVDPKVLDFYKRLER, encoded by the coding sequence ATGGCAGCCCAATACTCCGTTGAACTTTCCCCTGAACAGTCTGAAGCCCTGGAACTCCTGCGTTCCGGCGAGAATGTTTTTTTAACAGGTGGGGCGGGCAGCGGTAAAAGTTTTCTAATTCGCCACTTCATGCGCGAACTTGATCCCAAAGAAATGCCCATTCTTGCCAGCACGGGGGCTGCAGCCGTCTTGTTGGGTGGTCGGACTTTCCACAGTTTTTTTGGACTTGGAATCATGGAGGGCGGACCTGACGCGACTTATGCGCGGGCCTCTAAAGATACAAAATTATTGGCGCGTTTACGTAAAGTCGAAGGCGTGATCATTGATGAGATTTCAATGATTCCAGGACAGGCCTTAATGATTGCAGAGGCTTTAGCACAAAGAGCCCGCGAATCAAAACTCCCTTGGGGAGGAATGCGAATCATTTCCGTAGGGGATTTTGCGCAATTGCCTCCGGTGACGCAGACGAGTCAGCGCGACTGGTGTTTTATGAATGAGGTGTGGAGACAAAGCGGTTTTCAAACCGTAATGCTTTCGCACAACCAGCGCGTTTCTGAAAATCACTTTTTAAATATTCTTAGCGATGTTCGCCACGGTTTGGTGACTGAACAAGTGCGCGATTTTCTCAATGAACATATTAAAACTCATGATGAAGATCATCCGGGAACAAGATTGTTCCCTCGGAAAATCAATGCGGAGAATTTCAACCAACGCAAACTCAACGAGCTTGCGGAAGAAGAAGTGACGATCGACTCCATTTACTTCGGCTCTGAAAAACATATCGAAATTCTGATGAAATCGGCACCCGTTCCCGTGAAGCTCGTCCTGAAACTCGGTTGTCGTGTGATGTTTTTGCAAAACGATCCGCAAAAACGCTGGGTGAATGGGACCCGCGGCATCGTCACTGATATTTCTTCGGATCGGATCACCGTCAAGAAAGACCAAGGACGCGAAGTTCAGGTTGATAAATCTTCTTTTGCTTTGCAAGACTCCGAAGGCAACATCATGGCCCAAGTGATTCAGTTTCCGCTGACTCTGGCTTATGCCACGACTATTCATAAAAGTCAGGGAGCAACTCTTGATGATCTGTGGTGTGATCTGAGTTCTTTATGGGAGCCGGGTCATGCCTATGTGGCGTTGAGTCGCTTAAGAGCGTCTGAAGGATTGCACTTGATAGGATGGAATCCTCGTTCCATCATTGTAGATCCAAAAGTTTTGGATTTTTACAAACGTCTTGAAAGATAG
- a CDS encoding M13 family metallopeptidase — translation MLKLLLISSLSFAAAPSSDIPAKREFPLNTAVNPCEDFHKYVCSKAEASFKLRPDRSHHTFAFNDSRERLLKVKMDFMKSLPTAKDLNPRTEQIRDVYLSCMNAPEKVRSEKSEVTRMIKEIEQIKTTEELIQYSHKNLPKGFGNFVSFWPSPNLDDPKKMDGMLYSNFMALPDHKYYENPELLKEYEKVLTLFFRSIQPQLKKSVAKEKAQALISLEQEFIKTFPVAAVRHQRWSEKRVSSQADLTKKYPHLQLRLVFANVPENLLINTPIPESLEFLNAELGKRPLQVWKDVYLYRALSDNMDDAYQKYFKAQFKFDKKFFGGPDTRPDRQERCTTVVTNYFMKEMDAALVDKVFPHFDETKVNEVGARIRASILDGLKNNTWLSKEGKAGAIAKIEKARLQLVKPHTDKEWDFMPLKKYSINNYLQNLHTFAEARWEKAMQEVREPANQDAWGMGPLTVNAYYSSNENKFVLPIGILQYPFYDKDGSVIENLGAVGAVMGHELGHSIDDSGSKYDSEGRLKQWMTTKDIMEFNLRGQKMIDQFNKIGHDGKLTLGENVADLVGLTFAYNAAFPKGVGTAENKKTFFVAYGRVWCSVTRPDFDKLMRKTDPHASGEARINEQVKHQPAFAETFQCKPGDKMTLPENERVKIW, via the coding sequence ATGCTAAAACTTCTTCTGATTTCCAGCTTGTCATTCGCAGCCGCACCTTCTTCTGATATTCCGGCAAAGCGCGAGTTCCCTCTTAATACGGCCGTCAATCCTTGTGAAGACTTTCACAAGTACGTTTGCTCCAAGGCTGAAGCGAGCTTCAAGCTGCGCCCCGACCGCAGCCATCACACTTTTGCATTCAATGATTCGCGCGAACGCCTTTTGAAAGTGAAGATGGATTTCATGAAGTCGTTGCCGACAGCGAAGGATTTGAATCCACGCACGGAGCAAATTCGTGACGTTTATTTGTCCTGCATGAATGCTCCGGAAAAAGTGCGCTCAGAAAAATCAGAAGTCACGCGCATGATTAAAGAAATCGAGCAAATCAAAACGACGGAAGAGTTGATCCAGTACTCGCATAAAAATCTACCGAAGGGTTTCGGCAACTTCGTTTCCTTTTGGCCTTCTCCGAACTTGGATGATCCCAAAAAAATGGATGGAATGCTGTACTCGAACTTTATGGCGTTGCCTGATCATAAATACTATGAAAACCCTGAACTCTTGAAAGAATATGAAAAAGTTCTGACTCTTTTCTTTCGTTCCATTCAGCCGCAACTGAAAAAATCAGTGGCAAAAGAAAAGGCGCAAGCGCTTATCTCTTTGGAGCAAGAGTTTATTAAAACTTTTCCGGTCGCAGCCGTTCGTCACCAGCGCTGGAGTGAAAAACGAGTTTCAAGTCAGGCAGACTTGACTAAAAAGTATCCGCACTTGCAGCTTCGGCTGGTTTTTGCAAATGTGCCGGAGAATCTTTTGATCAATACTCCGATTCCAGAATCTCTTGAGTTCTTAAACGCGGAACTGGGCAAAAGGCCTTTGCAGGTGTGGAAGGACGTCTATCTTTACCGCGCGCTTTCCGACAATATGGACGATGCTTATCAGAAGTATTTCAAAGCTCAATTTAAATTCGACAAGAAATTCTTCGGTGGCCCAGATACAAGACCGGATCGCCAAGAGCGCTGCACGACGGTTGTTACGAATTACTTTATGAAAGAGATGGACGCCGCTTTAGTCGATAAAGTGTTCCCTCATTTTGACGAAACAAAAGTCAATGAGGTAGGCGCACGTATTCGCGCCAGCATTCTGGACGGACTTAAAAATAACACGTGGCTTTCCAAAGAAGGAAAGGCCGGAGCCATCGCCAAAATCGAGAAGGCACGTCTGCAACTGGTAAAACCGCACACGGATAAAGAGTGGGACTTCATGCCTTTGAAGAAGTACTCCATCAATAACTACTTACAGAATTTGCACACGTTCGCGGAAGCTCGCTGGGAAAAAGCGATGCAGGAAGTGCGCGAACCTGCGAACCAGGACGCTTGGGGCATGGGTCCTTTGACTGTGAACGCTTACTACAGCAGCAATGAAAACAAATTCGTTCTGCCGATCGGCATTCTGCAATACCCGTTCTATGATAAAGACGGCTCCGTAATTGAAAACTTGGGTGCCGTAGGTGCGGTTATGGGCCACGAGTTGGGCCACAGCATTGACGACAGCGGATCGAAATACGATTCTGAAGGACGCCTTAAACAATGGATGACGACAAAAGATATTATGGAGTTCAATCTGCGCGGCCAGAAGATGATCGACCAATTCAATAAAATCGGTCACGACGGCAAATTGACCCTGGGTGAGAATGTCGCAGACTTAGTAGGTCTCACGTTCGCTTACAATGCGGCTTTCCCGAAAGGTGTCGGCACGGCGGAAAATAAGAAAACGTTCTTCGTGGCTTACGGGCGCGTATGGTGCTCCGTCACTCGCCCTGATTTCGATAAGTTGATGCGCAAGACAGATCCTCATGCTTCCGGCGAAGCGCGCATCAACGAACAGGTAAAACATCAACCGGCTTTCGCGGAAACGTTCCAGTGCAAACCGGGAGATAAAATGACTCTTCCTGAGAATGAACGCGTAAAAATCTGGTAG
- a CDS encoding PspC domain-containing protein, whose product MQTTSTQSPTANYRWTRAADGALAGVCKGLGNALGIETWILRVIWLVAVLWFGSGVLLYLILWACLPRVDRLDQALDGKVLGVCARIAKRYRIEVGLVRTGFVILALVTFGVALLGYGLCYFMIPKDQEPTSRSKSAGVF is encoded by the coding sequence ATGCAAACCACGTCCACTCAATCACCGACAGCTAATTATCGTTGGACTCGGGCCGCCGATGGCGCTTTAGCTGGCGTTTGCAAAGGTCTAGGTAACGCCTTAGGTATTGAAACTTGGATATTGCGCGTCATTTGGCTGGTTGCCGTGCTGTGGTTTGGTAGCGGAGTCCTTCTATATTTGATCTTATGGGCGTGTTTGCCCCGCGTCGATAGACTGGACCAAGCTCTAGATGGAAAGGTTCTCGGCGTCTGTGCTAGAATTGCTAAAAGATACCGCATCGAAGTGGGGCTGGTGCGAACGGGATTTGTTATTTTAGCCCTCGTAACATTCGGTGTGGCTCTCTTGGGTTATGGTCTGTGCTATTTCATGATTCCGAAAGACCAAGAACCCACAAGTCGCTCAAAGAGCGCAGGAGTATTTTAA
- the ribD gene encoding bifunctional diaminohydroxyphosphoribosylaminopyrimidine deaminase/5-amino-6-(5-phosphoribosylamino)uracil reductase RibD has protein sequence MELIQTLSVPNRGDKLTADQAMRLAISEAYKGSTRTSPNPNVGAVVLDSQGGFLASGYHEFYGGPHAEVNALRHLSSEELQGAHVFVTLEPCAHEGKTPSCAKMMAKLPIKKVTFGLIDPNPLVAGQGADILRAAGIEADVFHSDNADVDRDIKTHLEEVCETFLWNYRQKKVFVAVKMASSLDGQVALRSGESQWITGPQSREYVHYLRACYDAILVGKGTIEFDNPSLDIRHPEIQKKNKVVVIDGEAELLHRFAELKLSKVHAAADVLWCVSEETKEEVQKILAKLSLAPQVLYVKTQVDGNLQLEDLLAQLYQQGLRSVMVEGGALTASTFIDCGLVNRLYMFQAPIIMGSGGSRSWTETVRIASMTEKIHVKNPRYLTFGNDFMITGTF, from the coding sequence ATGGAGCTCATTCAAACTCTTTCAGTTCCAAACAGAGGTGACAAACTCACGGCCGATCAGGCCATGCGTTTGGCGATCAGTGAAGCTTACAAAGGCTCTACGCGCACCAGTCCGAATCCGAACGTGGGCGCGGTTGTTTTGGATTCTCAAGGGGGATTTCTCGCTTCGGGTTACCATGAATTTTACGGCGGACCTCACGCGGAAGTGAATGCTCTTCGCCATCTTTCCAGTGAAGAGCTTCAAGGCGCGCACGTGTTCGTGACTTTAGAGCCTTGCGCACACGAAGGAAAAACTCCTTCTTGTGCGAAGATGATGGCCAAACTTCCGATTAAAAAAGTCACTTTCGGTTTGATTGATCCTAACCCGCTTGTGGCAGGACAAGGCGCTGATATCTTAAGAGCTGCCGGGATCGAAGCGGATGTCTTTCATTCAGACAACGCGGATGTCGATCGCGATATCAAAACGCATCTTGAAGAAGTGTGCGAGACTTTTCTTTGGAACTATCGTCAGAAAAAAGTTTTTGTGGCCGTTAAAATGGCTTCGAGTTTGGATGGGCAGGTGGCTCTTCGTTCAGGCGAGTCACAGTGGATCACAGGTCCTCAATCGCGTGAGTACGTTCACTATCTACGCGCGTGCTACGATGCGATTTTAGTCGGCAAAGGCACGATCGAGTTCGACAATCCATCCTTGGATATTCGCCATCCAGAAATTCAAAAGAAAAATAAAGTCGTCGTGATTGACGGGGAAGCCGAGTTGCTTCATCGCTTTGCCGAACTAAAGCTTTCTAAAGTGCACGCGGCAGCGGATGTTTTGTGGTGCGTTTCTGAAGAGACGAAAGAAGAAGTGCAAAAAATTTTAGCGAAGCTTTCTTTGGCGCCTCAAGTTCTTTATGTAAAAACTCAAGTCGATGGCAACCTTCAACTCGAAGATTTGCTCGCGCAACTTTATCAACAAGGTTTGCGTAGTGTGATGGTTGAGGGCGGCGCGCTGACTGCGAGCACGTTTATAGATTGCGGTCTTGTAAATCGACTTTACATGTTCCAGGCTCCTATCATTATGGGCTCTGGAGGCTCTCGCTCTTGGACGGAAACCGTAAGGATTGCCTCCATGACAGAAAAGATCCATGTGAAGAATCCTCGGTATCTGACTTTTGGGAATGATTTCATGATCACGGGGACTTTCTAA
- a CDS encoding RNA methyltransferase — protein MKRPFEVRIVLVRTIYERNIGSTSRAMSNMGMDKLILIDPQCEITYDAQQAAATGQTGLQNRTTYMSWEDFKAKEPESIKIAFTARDGKGRQVRDIDEVLKDVADHAPQFQITSDVPYVVHLIFGPEDWGLAAEDLEHVNFCACLPTYGENWSLNLAQAALLGMFSLRRTWGGNRTQLDGGKARRAPEGIAGINPEHTLKIWLEEMGFDLTRQRKINVYTVLRRMLLQNTPTKKELVILETVLQQSIRKLREWKAFQKRDQKI, from the coding sequence ATGAAAAGACCTTTTGAAGTGCGTATTGTTCTTGTGCGCACTATTTATGAACGCAATATTGGATCGACTTCACGGGCGATGAGCAACATGGGGATGGACAAGTTGATCTTGATCGATCCGCAGTGCGAAATCACCTATGATGCCCAACAAGCGGCAGCGACTGGACAAACAGGCCTGCAAAATCGTACGACGTACATGTCTTGGGAAGATTTCAAAGCGAAAGAACCGGAAAGCATTAAGATCGCTTTCACGGCTCGCGACGGAAAAGGCCGTCAGGTTCGCGATATCGACGAAGTTCTTAAAGACGTTGCCGATCATGCTCCGCAATTTCAAATCACGAGCGACGTTCCGTATGTTGTGCACTTGATTTTTGGTCCTGAAGATTGGGGTCTTGCTGCGGAAGACTTAGAGCATGTGAATTTCTGCGCGTGCCTTCCCACTTACGGGGAAAACTGGAGTTTAAACTTAGCACAAGCGGCTCTGCTGGGAATGTTTTCCTTGCGCCGTACTTGGGGCGGAAACAGAACCCAACTTGATGGTGGCAAAGCTCGCCGTGCTCCGGAAGGAATCGCGGGAATCAATCCTGAACACACTTTGAAAATCTGGCTAGAAGAAATGGGTTTCGATCTCACTCGCCAAAGAAAGATCAACGTTTACACGGTTCTTCGCCGCATGCTTTTGCAAAACACACCGACAAAAAAAGAACTCGTCATCTTAGAAACAGTCTTACAGCAATCCATCCGTAAACTTCGCGAATGGAAAGCCTTCCAAAAAAGAGACCAAAAAATTTAA
- the hppD gene encoding 4-hydroxyphenylpyruvate dioxygenase: MAQISEQNPIGLNGVDFIEYSGPDAHFFEQVFKRYAFKEVGQVHGKNIKLYRQGDINYILNCEPQTFATEFAKQHGNSISATGFRVVDAEKAFAAAVARGGRPYDGNDHQRGATPFPAIYGIGDSLIYFMDDKNQKKLYEEIFQIKEEDKAPQGAGFLVIDHFTNNVPKGEMDKWCEFYTKVLNFREARYFDIRGTKTGLLSKVMRSPCGKFSVPINEPTESKSQIQEYLDEYKGSGIQHVALLTNDIVATLESLKSSEIQFLTPPPHSYYEMLPDRVPNVTEDLNVLEKNAILVDGDEHGYLLQIFTKNTFGPIFYEVIQRKGHDGFGDGNFQALFDAIERDQKERGYLT; encoded by the coding sequence ATGGCGCAGATTTCAGAGCAAAATCCTATTGGTCTCAATGGAGTTGATTTCATCGAGTACTCGGGGCCCGATGCTCATTTCTTTGAACAAGTTTTCAAGAGATATGCTTTCAAAGAAGTGGGACAAGTTCACGGAAAAAACATCAAGCTCTATCGTCAGGGTGACATCAATTACATCTTGAATTGTGAACCGCAAACTTTCGCAACAGAATTCGCGAAACAACACGGCAACTCGATTTCGGCCACAGGCTTTCGAGTCGTCGACGCTGAAAAGGCTTTTGCAGCTGCCGTTGCTCGGGGAGGACGCCCTTATGACGGCAACGATCATCAAAGAGGCGCGACACCTTTCCCCGCGATCTACGGCATCGGTGATTCTTTAATCTATTTTATGGACGACAAGAATCAGAAAAAACTTTACGAAGAAATTTTCCAGATCAAAGAAGAAGACAAAGCTCCGCAAGGCGCGGGTTTTCTTGTGATCGATCATTTCACGAACAACGTTCCCAAAGGCGAGATGGATAAATGGTGTGAATTCTACACGAAGGTTTTAAACTTCCGTGAAGCGCGCTATTTCGATATCCGCGGAACGAAGACGGGTCTTCTTTCTAAAGTGATGCGTTCTCCTTGCGGTAAATTCTCAGTGCCCATCAATGAACCGACAGAGTCGAAATCACAAATTCAAGAATACCTTGATGAATACAAAGGGTCGGGAATTCAGCACGTGGCTTTGTTGACCAACGACATCGTCGCGACTTTGGAATCTTTGAAGAGCAGCGAAATTCAATTCCTGACGCCGCCTCCGCATAGTTACTACGAGATGTTGCCGGACCGTGTTCCAAATGTGACAGAGGATCTGAACGTGTTGGAAAAAAATGCGATTCTTGTCGATGGGGACGAGCACGGTTATTTATTGCAGATTTTCACAAAGAATACTTTTGGTCCGATCTTCTATGAAGTTATTCAGCGAAAAGGTCACGATGGCTTCGGTGACGGCAACTTCCAAGCGTTGTTCGACGCCATTGAACGAGATCAAAAAGAACGCGGTTATTTGACGTAA